From one Acidobacteriota bacterium genomic stretch:
- a CDS encoding FAD-dependent oxidoreductase: MEALRLTRRDAIASLVGAPALAAFASALAGCSRKDVRALEFPGGFAVPDASLGHLLRGGELFARPAVRTERVGTAIVGGGVSGLSAAWRLARAGETDFRVYELEPEPGGTAVSGGSDVSLFPWGAHYVPVPAFRNPALEAVLEEVGALVGRDADGAPEWAEEMLCREPEERLYHGNRWHAGLYPYEGASRADVEQLNRFRVLMDALAGRKDGEGRRAFAIPTRRSSDDADLLALDRTTMAEWLDANGFASKRLRWLAEYGCRDDFGTNLDRISAWAGIHYNASRLPGEDEDEEPSDFLTWPEGNGRLVQHLAKSAAGKIDSRALVFDVVPSAAKGAPVRLRYLDAKTKEVVAVEAKDAILALPKYAARHVFAPWRTAPPTWLDALSYAPWLVANVTLSGRPKETGHPLAWDNVLYDSRSLGYVVATHQAGKDHGSTVFTYYLPLTDEEPVKAREHLLSAEWKDLAAAVLADLSRAHADLPGLVTRMDFARWGHAMLRPTPGFLSSPVRRLAPEGGVHFAHADSAGLPLFEEAQDAGVRAAEAILAAG, translated from the coding sequence GTGGAAGCGCTTCGACTGACGCGCCGCGACGCGATCGCGTCGCTCGTCGGGGCCCCCGCGCTCGCGGCGTTCGCGTCGGCCCTCGCGGGCTGCTCGCGAAAGGACGTGCGCGCCCTCGAGTTTCCGGGCGGGTTCGCCGTGCCCGACGCCTCTCTCGGCCACCTCCTGCGGGGCGGCGAACTTTTCGCGCGCCCCGCCGTGAGAACCGAGCGCGTCGGAACCGCGATCGTCGGCGGCGGCGTCTCCGGCCTCTCGGCCGCATGGCGCCTCGCGCGCGCGGGCGAGACGGACTTCCGCGTCTACGAGCTCGAGCCCGAGCCGGGCGGCACCGCCGTCTCCGGCGGCAGCGACGTGAGCCTCTTTCCGTGGGGCGCCCACTACGTCCCCGTCCCGGCCTTCCGCAACCCCGCGCTCGAGGCTGTTCTCGAGGAGGTCGGCGCGCTCGTGGGGCGCGACGCGGACGGCGCTCCCGAGTGGGCGGAGGAAATGCTCTGCCGCGAGCCCGAGGAGCGCCTCTACCACGGCAACCGCTGGCACGCGGGCCTCTACCCGTACGAGGGGGCCTCGCGCGCGGACGTCGAGCAGCTGAACCGCTTTCGCGTCCTCATGGACGCGCTCGCCGGCCGCAAGGACGGCGAGGGGCGCCGCGCGTTCGCGATCCCGACGCGCCGCTCCTCGGACGACGCGGACCTCCTCGCTCTCGACCGCACGACGATGGCCGAGTGGCTGGACGCGAACGGCTTCGCGTCGAAGCGCCTGCGCTGGCTCGCCGAGTATGGCTGCCGCGACGACTTCGGGACGAACCTCGACCGGATCTCCGCGTGGGCCGGCATCCACTACAACGCCTCGCGCCTGCCCGGGGAGGACGAGGACGAGGAGCCGTCGGACTTCCTGACGTGGCCCGAGGGAAACGGCCGGCTCGTTCAGCACCTCGCGAAATCCGCGGCAGGAAAGATCGACTCGCGGGCGCTCGTCTTCGACGTCGTGCCGTCCGCGGCGAAGGGCGCACCCGTTCGCCTGCGTTACCTCGACGCAAAGACGAAGGAGGTCGTCGCCGTCGAGGCGAAGGACGCGATCCTCGCGCTCCCGAAGTACGCGGCGCGGCACGTCTTCGCGCCCTGGCGAACGGCGCCGCCGACGTGGCTCGACGCGCTGTCCTACGCGCCGTGGCTCGTCGCGAACGTCACGCTCTCGGGGCGCCCGAAGGAGACGGGGCATCCCCTCGCGTGGGACAACGTCCTCTACGACTCCCGCTCGCTCGGCTACGTCGTCGCGACGCACCAGGCCGGGAAGGACCACGGATCGACGGTCTTCACGTACTACCTGCCGCTCACCGACGAGGAGCCCGTGAAGGCGCGCGAACATCTCCTCTCCGCCGAGTGGAAGGACCTCGCGGCCGCGGTCCTCGCCGACCTCTCGCGCGCGCATGCGGACCTGCCCGGGCTCGTGACGCGGATGGACTTCGCGCGCTGGGGCCACGCGATGCTCCGCCCGACGCCGGGCTTCCTCTCGAGCCCCGTGCGCCGCCTCGCGCCCGAGGGCGGCGTCCACTTCGCGCACGCGGACTCGGCCGGCCTGCCGCTCTTCGAGGAGGCGCAGGACGCGGGCGTCCGGGCCGCCGAGGCGATCCTCGC
- a CDS encoding polyamine aminopropyltransferase produces the protein MTPVYLTVFAIASCGLVYELVAGALASYLLGDSVTQFSLVIGVYLSSLGLGAFLSRYVVRGVARRFVDAEIAVALIGGLSAPALFFAFSSPRWFPPVFYGVVVLIGTLVGLEIPLLMRLLKDAVEFRDLVSQVLTFDYLGSLAASLLFPLVLLPRLGLTRTSVLFGLVNVAVAFWSLHLFRDRIGNPAGLYVRAALTGAILVAAFVLADHLTAVAEETQYADEVIVAKSTAYQRIVVTKNRAGFQLFLNGHLQFSSVDEYRYHEALVHPAFAAAGGRGRRVAVLGGGDGLAVREVLKHPEVESVTLVDLDPGMTGLARTHPLFVELNGGSLASPKVHVVNDDAMVWIAAGKDLFDVVIVDFPDPNSYAVGKLYTSRFYALLARRLDPEGVVSVQSTSPLFARRSFWIVDATLKAAGFTTKAYHVAVPSFGEWGFVLAAKRPFTVGSSLPEHLRALSTELLPTLFVFGPDTGPLESPVNRLNDQVLVHTYEREWKRFD, from the coding sequence GTGACGCCCGTCTACCTGACGGTCTTCGCGATCGCGTCGTGCGGGCTCGTCTACGAGCTCGTCGCGGGCGCCCTCGCGAGCTACCTCCTCGGCGACTCGGTCACGCAGTTCTCGCTCGTCATCGGCGTCTACCTCTCCTCCCTCGGGCTCGGGGCGTTTCTCTCGCGTTACGTCGTGCGCGGCGTCGCGCGCCGCTTCGTGGACGCCGAGATCGCGGTCGCCCTGATCGGCGGGCTCTCGGCCCCGGCCCTGTTCTTCGCGTTCTCCTCGCCCCGGTGGTTCCCTCCCGTCTTCTACGGCGTCGTCGTCCTGATCGGGACGCTCGTCGGCCTCGAGATCCCGCTCCTCATGCGCCTCCTGAAGGACGCCGTCGAGTTCCGCGACCTCGTGTCGCAGGTCCTCACGTTCGACTACCTCGGCTCGCTCGCGGCCTCTCTCCTCTTCCCGCTCGTCCTTCTCCCCCGCCTCGGCCTCACGCGGACGTCCGTCCTGTTCGGCCTCGTGAACGTGGCGGTCGCGTTCTGGTCGCTCCACCTCTTCCGGGACCGCATCGGCAACCCGGCGGGCCTCTACGTCCGGGCGGCGCTCACGGGCGCGATCCTCGTTGCCGCGTTCGTCCTCGCCGACCACCTCACGGCCGTCGCCGAGGAGACCCAGTACGCCGACGAGGTCATCGTCGCGAAATCGACGGCCTACCAGCGCATCGTCGTCACGAAGAACCGCGCGGGCTTCCAGCTCTTCCTGAACGGGCACCTGCAGTTCTCGTCCGTGGACGAGTACCGCTACCACGAGGCGCTCGTCCACCCGGCGTTCGCGGCCGCCGGAGGGCGCGGGCGGCGTGTCGCCGTCCTCGGAGGCGGGGACGGCCTCGCCGTGCGCGAGGTCCTCAAGCACCCCGAGGTCGAGAGCGTCACGCTCGTGGACCTCGACCCGGGGATGACGGGGCTCGCACGAACGCACCCGCTCTTCGTCGAGCTGAACGGCGGCTCCCTCGCGTCGCCGAAAGTGCACGTCGTCAACGACGACGCGATGGTCTGGATCGCCGCGGGCAAGGACCTCTTCGACGTCGTGATCGTGGATTTCCCCGACCCGAACAGCTACGCGGTCGGGAAGCTCTACACGTCGCGCTTCTACGCGCTCCTCGCGAGACGGCTCGACCCGGAGGGCGTCGTGTCGGTCCAGTCCACGTCTCCGCTCTTCGCGCGCCGGAGCTTCTGGATCGTGGACGCGACGCTGAAGGCCGCCGGCTTCACGACGAAGGCGTACCACGTCGCGGTGCCGTCCTTCGGCGAGTGGGGATTCGTTCTCGCGGCGAAACGGCCGTTCACGGTCGGCTCCTCTCTGCCCGAGCACCTCCGCGCGCTCTCGACGGAGCTCCTCCCCACTCTCTTCGTCTTCGGCCCCGACACCGGCCCGCTGGAGTCCCCCGTGAACCGCCTCAACGACCAGGTCCTCGTCCACACGTACGAGCGCGAGTGGAAGCGCTTCGACTGA
- a CDS encoding DUF350 domain-containing protein: protein MDWWNLHGHQVFSTIVFSVVGLVLFGIFFATLPKVLPFSLKKEMEEDQNVALAIVIGSIVIAMAIIIAAAVTGG from the coding sequence ATGGACTGGTGGAACCTTCACGGGCATCAGGTGTTCTCGACGATCGTCTTCTCGGTCGTCGGGCTCGTCCTGTTCGGGATCTTCTTCGCGACCCTGCCGAAGGTCCTCCCCTTCTCGCTCAAGAAGGAGATGGAGGAGGATCAGAACGTCGCCCTCGCCATCGTCATCGGCTCGATCGTGATCGCGATGGCGATCATCATCGCCGCCGCCGTCACGGGCGGCTGA